A single region of the Chryseobacterium culicis genome encodes:
- a CDS encoding RNA polymerase sigma factor, giving the protein MSPTDYTLLKKIKSGDRPAFMLLYDRYWDSLYRFVFVRTRDKEISEEILQNLWIKILENTDVIQTDDTGSAKGYLLRHLHYRIIDFYNSYKKVLPTLSIDEFDIPNEIEIADTDYFEILEENEISALLLMIDEVVSQLPSTEQQVYDMRIRKNMSVNETAEALGISNKTVSNKLSKALGEIREQLNPEYQSSKKLVSILLLMEVLTRC; this is encoded by the coding sequence ATGAGCCCAACAGACTATACATTATTAAAGAAAATAAAATCAGGCGACCGCCCTGCATTTATGCTGCTGTATGACCGATACTGGGATAGTCTATATCGCTTTGTTTTTGTAAGAACACGGGATAAAGAAATCTCTGAGGAAATTCTTCAGAACCTATGGATAAAGATTCTTGAGAATACAGATGTGATACAAACCGATGATACGGGAAGTGCGAAAGGCTACCTTCTCCGCCACCTTCATTACAGAATCATTGATTTTTATAACAGCTACAAAAAAGTACTCCCTACTCTGAGTATTGACGAGTTTGATATTCCCAATGAAATTGAAATAGCAGATACAGACTACTTTGAAATCCTTGAGGAAAATGAGATCAGTGCTCTGTTATTAATGATTGATGAAGTGGTTTCTCAGCTTCCTTCAACGGAACAGCAGGTGTACGATATGAGAATCCGAAAAAATATGTCTGTGAATGAGACCGCAGAAGCACTGGGAATCAGCAACAAGACGGTAAGTAATAAATTAAGTAAAGCGTTGGGAGAAATCCGTGAACAGCTGAACCCTGAGTATCAGTCGTCAAAAAAACTGGTTTCTATCCTGCTTTTGATGGAGGTGTTGACGAGATGTTGA
- a CDS encoding TonB-dependent receptor translates to MKSLKCGITIAALFFTVAAEAQELVQKVTFSVPANRPLIEVLEEFAGKTGMRLAYSKVDIKELKVKGVKCENTSVNNCLKDITNGLPVIYRLHGDLISIKYESLNISVPGNGRISGKIVDEVGNPITGAEVTIAQKTAVTDNNGDFTIDLPSGTYNLTIKAPKYNTLRVEKLSVTNKETSSVSFALNKASDKITDIKEVVITAARKADTQAGLLAQQKKAAQMSDGISAEQISKTPDSDVGGTLKRVTGITTIDNKYVVVRSMGERWNTAAMDGINLPSTEAYNQNFSFDIIPTAMVESVVVSKSATPDMNASFAGGYVEVRTKDIPNENFTTVTLGTSYNDQSAFKEFLTRKRGKYDYFGYDDGSRDFPKGLEPMNWTDPRFFEQSRQFTNDNFSTYKTRGDMGSNIQLALGRTYALKNNNKWGFAGAFVIRNEQNKLDIDHTGRGNWLDTTGPYIADWETKGVAPIPFYNFKNKGASYNYNSTVAGMLNFGLQLGKSRISFRNSYTHIFDNTLTRVTGWNEYTTGSAMASNAELAYNYFYNGMIPNNDPAQIKNLDRPYTDNTNYPIFQMLLQNKLEGNHKIGNAEVNWFAARTGITSDTKDYTQYLTLYDFIGSEILTYHKIYNTGGNFYRGYIANKETDYNYGASVKWDLDFGNVKNTVKTGYAGTLKNNTNQQQKFFLRVDENRNVPNSEKNYLTMYGALADWFNGSHYVPGGIGWETRALYKNDKYEGEVNQHAVFVMFDNRWKKLRLVWGLRAEYFKYNLISQQLDPSDTKNVERAAIEDKPWQWMPSMNFTYSPTNKMNLRLAYNRSVIRPQFNERTGLPYFDPIANGLIYNTEMTSSVINNYDFKFEWFPGLGEIFSAGLYYKNIDRPIEREGHISSEGNLYLYNGNSKNAKLLGVEAEVRKNLGFIADGTFLEKLFISGNFTYNHTKVVAFKDLYKTGENDETYEVKRPLYGQTPYAYNLGLTYDGDRLGLSFLYNAKGDQYITVGYAYKGEEIQRPYAVADAQISYKFLRNKNLELKFNARNLFNRVKEYYNNYNSYVIPLGLGSAIGTEREAWGLLPGATDRYDKNIDKIMFRAYSGRMFSLSVNYMF, encoded by the coding sequence ATGAAAAGTTTGAAATGTGGTATTACCATAGCAGCCTTATTTTTTACTGTAGCCGCAGAAGCTCAGGAGCTGGTTCAGAAAGTAACATTTTCCGTACCTGCCAACAGACCGTTGATTGAAGTTTTGGAAGAATTTGCCGGAAAAACGGGAATGAGACTGGCTTATTCCAAGGTAGATATTAAAGAGCTGAAGGTAAAAGGGGTGAAATGCGAAAATACTTCTGTCAACAACTGCCTGAAGGATATTACCAATGGGCTTCCTGTTATCTACCGTTTGCATGGTGATCTTATTTCGATAAAATATGAAAGTTTAAACATTTCGGTACCGGGAAACGGACGTATTTCCGGTAAAATAGTGGATGAGGTGGGAAATCCCATTACCGGAGCAGAAGTTACTATTGCTCAGAAAACTGCAGTCACAGATAATAACGGAGATTTTACCATAGATCTTCCTTCAGGAACATATAATCTGACGATAAAAGCTCCTAAATATAATACGCTGAGAGTTGAAAAACTATCTGTTACCAATAAAGAAACCAGTTCAGTTTCATTTGCTTTAAACAAAGCTTCCGATAAAATTACAGACATCAAAGAAGTTGTTATCACAGCTGCCCGTAAAGCAGATACTCAGGCGGGGCTTCTTGCCCAGCAGAAAAAAGCAGCCCAGATGAGTGATGGTATTTCAGCGGAGCAGATTTCTAAAACGCCAGACAGCGATGTGGGAGGAACACTGAAAAGAGTAACAGGTATCACCACCATCGATAATAAATATGTGGTAGTACGATCTATGGGAGAACGTTGGAATACTGCAGCCATGGACGGAATCAACCTGCCCAGTACAGAAGCTTATAATCAGAACTTTTCATTTGATATCATTCCTACTGCCATGGTAGAAAGTGTGGTGGTAAGCAAATCTGCAACACCTGATATGAATGCAAGTTTTGCAGGAGGCTACGTAGAAGTAAGGACCAAAGATATTCCCAATGAAAATTTTACAACGGTAACCCTGGGAACTTCATATAACGACCAGTCTGCTTTCAAAGAATTTTTAACCCGTAAGAGGGGAAAGTATGATTATTTCGGATATGATGACGGAAGCAGAGATTTTCCTAAAGGACTTGAACCGATGAACTGGACAGATCCCAGATTTTTTGAGCAGTCCAGACAGTTTACCAATGATAATTTCAGCACCTATAAAACCAGAGGTGACATGGGATCTAATATACAGCTGGCATTAGGAAGAACATATGCGCTTAAAAACAATAATAAATGGGGTTTTGCAGGAGCATTTGTCATCAGAAATGAACAGAATAAACTGGATATTGACCACACAGGAAGAGGAAACTGGCTGGATACCACGGGACCTTATATTGCAGATTGGGAAACAAAAGGAGTCGCTCCTATACCATTTTATAACTTCAAAAATAAAGGTGCTTCCTATAATTACAACTCTACAGTTGCGGGGATGCTTAATTTCGGACTTCAGTTAGGGAAAAGCAGAATATCATTCCGTAATTCCTATACCCATATTTTTGATAATACCCTGACAAGAGTTACCGGTTGGAATGAATATACTACGGGTAGTGCCATGGCTTCTAATGCAGAATTAGCCTACAATTATTTTTATAACGGAATGATACCCAATAATGATCCTGCTCAGATCAAAAACCTAGACAGGCCTTATACTGATAATACGAATTATCCCATTTTTCAGATGCTCCTACAAAATAAACTGGAAGGGAATCATAAAATAGGAAATGCGGAAGTCAACTGGTTTGCAGCAAGAACCGGGATAACATCTGATACTAAAGATTATACTCAGTATCTGACGCTATATGATTTTATTGGGAGTGAGATCCTGACCTATCATAAAATCTATAATACAGGAGGAAATTTTTATAGAGGATATATAGCCAATAAAGAGACTGATTACAATTATGGTGCTTCAGTTAAATGGGATCTGGATTTTGGAAACGTAAAAAATACGGTAAAGACAGGATATGCAGGAACATTGAAAAATAATACCAATCAACAACAAAAATTCTTTCTACGAGTGGATGAGAACAGAAATGTTCCGAATAGTGAAAAAAATTATTTGACAATGTATGGAGCTCTTGCAGATTGGTTCAATGGATCTCACTATGTACCAGGAGGTATTGGATGGGAAACCCGGGCACTGTATAAAAATGATAAATATGAAGGAGAAGTTAATCAGCATGCGGTTTTTGTCATGTTTGATAACCGTTGGAAGAAATTAAGATTGGTATGGGGACTTCGTGCAGAATACTTTAAATATAATCTTATCTCTCAGCAGCTAGACCCCAGTGATACCAAGAATGTAGAAAGAGCGGCCATTGAGGATAAACCGTGGCAATGGATGCCCTCTATGAACTTTACCTATAGTCCTACGAATAAAATGAATCTTAGGCTTGCCTACAACAGATCCGTAATTCGTCCGCAGTTTAATGAAAGAACTGGTTTACCCTATTTTGACCCGATAGCTAATGGTTTGATTTATAATACAGAAATGACATCTTCAGTCATCAATAATTATGATTTCAAATTTGAATGGTTTCCCGGATTGGGAGAAATCTTTTCTGCAGGGCTGTATTATAAAAATATAGACAGACCCATAGAACGTGAGGGACATATTTCCAGCGAAGGAAATCTATATCTCTATAATGGTAATTCGAAAAACGCAAAATTATTGGGAGTAGAGGCTGAGGTAAGAAAGAATTTAGGATTTATTGCAGACGGAACCTTTTTGGAAAAACTTTTTATAAGCGGAAACTTCACCTATAATCACACAAAGGTAGTAGCCTTTAAAGATCTTTATAAAACAGGTGAGAATGATGAAACCTATGAAGTAAAACGTCCGCTCTATGGACAGACTCCTTATGCCTATAATCTTGGATTGACCTATGATGGTGATCGTTTGGGACTTAGTTTTTTATATAATGCTAAAGGAGATCAGTATATCACCGTTGGGTATGCTTACAAAGGAGAAGAAATACAGCGTCCTTATGCTGTGGCAGACGCACAGATCTCCTATAAATTTCTTCGAAACAAAAACCTTGAATTAAAATTCAATGCAAGAAACTTATTCAATAGAGTGAAGGAATATTATAATAATTACAATTCCTATGTAATACCACTGGGACTGGGTAGTGCGATCGGAACTGAAAGGGAAGCATGGGGGCTTTTACCAGGTGCAACAGACAGGTATGACAAGAATATTGATAAGATTATGTTTCGGGCTTACAGTGGAAGAATGTTCAGCCTGAGTGTGAACTATATGTTTTAA
- a CDS encoding FecR family protein yields MKKRLTYKNIEAFVFRLWEREISEDPISEKENELLKQWKIRTEKDLDAVHLKESRERVLAGLEYYFPQRDIQSVKSFKTTFYKIAAVIILLLSLGGIFTYTMFIKPDVYLAKSVNRVVYLEDGSVVTLLPGAELTVAKSFPASTRVVNLKGDAVFSVAKSKIHPFIVHAEGFSTKVLGTVFKISQSGKKKAVDLYEGKVAVSSPGVPVSFLKPNQKWTNFGVAHTTAIISLKPAKNPANKIPSILSLSFNDVPLKEVVAVLESNYNTKVLYPKEAEDKKITADFTGGTVSENIESLAFILGLEVQKKENTYILKK; encoded by the coding sequence ATGAAAAAACGTTTAACTTATAAAAATATTGAAGCCTTTGTTTTCAGACTTTGGGAACGGGAAATTTCGGAAGACCCAATTTCGGAAAAAGAAAATGAACTTTTAAAACAATGGAAGATCCGTACAGAAAAAGATCTGGATGCTGTTCATCTGAAAGAATCCAGAGAAAGGGTATTAGCTGGGCTTGAATATTACTTTCCTCAAAGAGATATACAGTCTGTAAAAAGTTTTAAAACAACCTTCTATAAAATTGCGGCTGTTATTATTCTGCTTTTGTCGTTGGGAGGCATTTTTACTTACACCATGTTCATAAAGCCTGATGTGTATCTCGCAAAATCGGTAAACCGTGTTGTTTATCTTGAAGACGGATCGGTGGTCACTCTTTTGCCAGGTGCTGAACTGACGGTAGCAAAATCATTTCCTGCTTCTACCAGAGTGGTGAATTTAAAAGGAGATGCTGTCTTTTCTGTGGCGAAGTCAAAAATACATCCTTTCATTGTTCATGCTGAGGGTTTCAGTACTAAAGTATTGGGAACTGTGTTTAAAATCTCACAGTCCGGAAAGAAAAAAGCCGTTGATCTTTATGAAGGAAAGGTAGCGGTATCATCTCCGGGAGTTCCGGTTTCTTTTCTTAAACCTAATCAGAAGTGGACCAATTTCGGGGTTGCTCATACCACAGCCATTATTTCCTTGAAACCTGCGAAAAACCCGGCAAACAAAATTCCTTCAATATTGTCTTTGAGTTTTAATGATGTTCCTTTAAAAGAAGTAGTCGCAGTGCTGGAAAGCAATTATAACACAAAAGTACTGTATCCTAAAGAAGCCGAAGACAAAAAGATCACGGCTGATTTTACCGGAGGAACAGTTAGCGAAAATATTGAATCACTGGCCTTCATTCTGGGATTGGAAGTTCAGAAAAAAGAAAACACTTATATCCTTAAGAAATAA